DNA from Flavobacteriales bacterium:
GAAGAAGTAAGCGGAGCCGCCAGGCTTACGGCAAGGGGCGCTGCTGCGGTGGCGCCCCTTCGCGTTGGCGCCGGTCACGCCTTGAACAGCGCATCCACGAAGGCGCGCTTGTCGAAGACCTGCAGGTGGTCGATGCCCTCGCCCACCCCGAGGTACTTGATGGGGATGCTGAACTGGTCGCTGATGCCGATGGCCACGCCGCCCTTGGCGGTGCCGTCGATCTTGGTGAGGGCCAGTGCGGTGACGTCCGTGGCCTTGGTGAACTGCTTCGCCTGCTCGATGGCGTTCTGGCCGGTGCTGGCGTCGAGCACCAGCAGCACCTCATGGGGCGCATCGGGCACCACCTTGCGCATCACGTTGCGGATCTTGGTGAGCTCGTTCATGAGGCCCACCTTGTTGTGCAGGCGCCCGGCGGTGTCGATGATCACCACGTCGGCGCCCTTCGCCTTGGCGCTCTCCACGGCATCGTAGGCCACGGCGGCCGGGTCGGCGTTCATGCCCTGCGACACGATGGGCACGCCCACGCGCTGGCTCCAGATGGTGAGCTGGTCCACGGCGGCGGCTCGGAAGGTGTCGGCGGCGCCCAGCAGCACGCTGCGGCCCTCCTTCTTGAAGGCGTGCGCCAGCTTGCCGATCGTCGTGGTCTTGCCCACGCCGTTCACGCCCACCACCATGATCACGTAGGGCTTCACCGCCGGGTCCATGGGTGCGGGATCCTTCATCAGCGCGGCGATCTCCTCGCGCAGCAGGGCATTGAGCTCGCCCGTGCCCACGTATTTGTCGCGCTTCACGCGCTGCTGGATGCGGTCGATGATGCGCAGGGTGGTCTCCACGCCCACGTCGCTCCCCACAAGCACCTCCTCCAGGTTGTCGAGCACCTCCTCATCCACCGTGCTCTTGCCGGCGATGGCGCGCGTGAGCTTGCCGAAGAAGCCCTCGCGCGAGCGCTCCAGCCCGCTGTCCAGGTCCTTCCGTTCAGCCTCGGCCTGGGCCGCTTCCTTCTTCCTTCCGAAGAGTCCGAACAATGCCATGGTCCGTCACAATGCTCGAAAAGGCCTTCCCGGCACGCCAGGAGGGCCTTTTCGCGATGGTAGGGGGAATCACTTTCCGGCGAGGAGCTTGTCCGCCTCGTCGGTGGGCAGCACCTGCTCCACGAAGGCGTAGCCGCCGGTGTCCTTCTTCACCATGCGGATGACCTTGGTGAAGGTCTTGGCATCCGCCTTCTTCAGGGTAGCAACGGTCTTCTTTGCCATGGCTTACTTGATCTCTTTGTGAACGGTCATCTTCCGCAGGATCGGGTTGTACTTCTTCAACTCGATGCGCTCGGAGGTGTTCTTGCGGTTCTTGGTGGTGACGTAGCGGCTGGTGCCGGGCTGGCCCGAGGTCTTGTGCTCGGTGCATTCCAGGATCACCTGTACGCGGTTCCCTTTCTTGGCCATGGCTTCGGGGTGCTAGCGGTTGAGAATCAGGCGCTGAGGAAGCCCTTTGCGCGGGCGCGCTTGAGGGCCTCGGCGATGCCGATCTTGTTGATGGTGCGCATGCCGGCGGTGCTCACGCGCAGGGTCACCCACTTGTTCTCCTGGGGGATGAAGAACTTGCGGTCCTGGAGGTTGGGGGCGAAGGTGCGCTTGGTCTTGATGTTCGAGTGCGACACCTTGTGGCCGGTGATGACCTTCTTGCCGGTGATTTGGCAGACTTTGGACATGGCGTTCCGGATTGCGGGGGCGCAAATGTAGGGAATGGAACCGTAGGTTGTTGCATGGCCTGATGTTCATCGGCGTCTGTCCGATGCGCAACCCCTTCCTTCGGGCAGCGAGACCTTCTACTTTTGCGGCCTCGCGCCGGCAACCCGGCGCTCACGGCCTGCGGGCCACCCTCTCGCCCGCCCCCCCCATGCGTAACCCCGAGCAATGGCGCCCTACCAGGCTGGTGAGGGACCCTGCCACCGGCGAATTCCGGCTCAACCTGCGCCGCACCTATCCGGGATCGTTCTATATCGCTGAGCTTCAGCGCAAAGCCTACCTGCCGCTGCTCCAGGCGCACCTGCGGGGGGCGCTGCTCGACATCGGTTGCGGCCCGGCGCCCTACTACGAGGTGTATGCGCCCCTCACCACCGAATCCATGTGCGTGGACTACCCCGGATCGGTGCATGGGCTGGATAACCTCGACCTCCAGCTCGACCTGAACGCGGCGGACCGCCTGCCCTTCCCCGATGGCCGCTTCGACTCCGTGCTGGCCACGGACATGATCCCGCACATCCAGCGCCCGGATGCCTTCATGCGGGAGCTGGCGCGCGTGCTGAAGCCCGGCGGCAAGCTCATCATCACCAGCACCTTCATCAACTGGATCGGCGAGTATCCCTACGAATACAGCCACCCCACCGGCCCGGGGCTGCGCTGGCTGGCGGAGCAGGCCGGCCTGGAGGTGCAGCACCTGGAGTCGTTCGGCGGGCATGCCGATGTGCTCATGGACACCCTGAACAAGTTCTTCCCGAGCGGCTGGGGGAACCGGTTCTTCCGGGCCTTCGCCTGGGCGGTGGAACGCACCGGATGGCCCGCACGCAACCGCAAGCGCACGCGCGACCGCTACGCGCTGGGCAATGCCATGGTGGCCTACAAGCCTTAGGCTTCAGCCGTTCAGCTTCTTGCGCAGCAGGTTGAGGGCCGCCAGGGCGCTTCGCTTGATGACCAGGTCGCGCGTGCCGGGGAAGTAGCCCTTGAGGGCCTCCACGCCATCGGGGCCGGCCACAGCGATCCACACCGTGCCCACGGGCTTCTCCGGGGTTCCGCCCTCCGGCCCGGCCACGCCGCTCAGGGCCAGGCTCCAGTCCGTGCGCAGGGCCGTGCGCACGCCCGAGGCCATGCGCTCCACCACAGGCTGGCTCACGGCTCCGTTCAGCTCCAGCATGTCGCTGGGGATGCCCAGCTCCT
Protein-coding regions in this window:
- the ftsY gene encoding signal recognition particle-docking protein FtsY, giving the protein MALFGLFGRKKEAAQAEAERKDLDSGLERSREGFFGKLTRAIAGKSTVDEEVLDNLEEVLVGSDVGVETTLRIIDRIQQRVKRDKYVGTGELNALLREEIAALMKDPAPMDPAVKPYVIMVVGVNGVGKTTTIGKLAHAFKKEGRSVLLGAADTFRAAAVDQLTIWSQRVGVPIVSQGMNADPAAVAYDAVESAKAKGADVVIIDTAGRLHNKVGLMNELTKIRNVMRKVVPDAPHEVLLVLDASTGQNAIEQAKQFTKATDVTALALTKIDGTAKGGVAIGISDQFSIPIKYLGVGEGIDHLQVFDKRAFVDALFKA
- a CDS encoding DUF4295 family protein translates to MAKKTVATLKKADAKTFTKVIRMVKKDTGGYAFVEQVLPTDEADKLLAGK
- the rpmG gene encoding 50S ribosomal protein L33: MAKKGNRVQVILECTEHKTSGQPGTSRYVTTKNRKNTSERIELKKYNPILRKMTVHKEIK
- the rpmB gene encoding 50S ribosomal protein L28 is translated as MSKVCQITGKKVITGHKVSHSNIKTKRTFAPNLQDRKFFIPQENKWVTLRVSTAGMRTINKIGIAEALKRARAKGFLSA
- a CDS encoding methyltransferase domain-containing protein → MRDPATGEFRLNLRRTYPGSFYIAELQRKAYLPLLQAHLRGALLDIGCGPAPYYEVYAPLTTESMCVDYPGSVHGLDNLDLQLDLNAADRLPFPDGRFDSVLATDMIPHIQRPDAFMRELARVLKPGGKLIITSTFINWIGEYPYEYSHPTGPGLRWLAEQAGLEVQHLESFGGHADVLMDTLNKFFPSGWGNRFFRAFAWAVERTGWPARNRKRTRDRYALGNAMVAYKP